AATTAGACCCGCCTCTTCAAAACGGGCAAGCTGTTTTTGCACCATGTTAAGGGGAATATGAAAGGTCTTTGCAATACCCGTGGCATAGCCCTCACCATAGGCCGTCATGTAAAGCAAAACCTTTTCAGCCGTCGCACTTCCAAATATTTTTTCAAGCATATCAACACCTATTATCAAGGTTATAAAACCTATATTATAGGTTTCAGTATCAATCGTCAATTAATATCTGAAAGCATGCAATAGAACAGGGATAACAGGGATTTGGGGAAATGCCTCTTTCAGAGGCCAGGCACTGTGGGTGCCGGGGCGCAAGAGAGAGAAATC
The DNA window shown above is from Deltaproteobacteria bacterium and carries:
- a CDS encoding winged helix-turn-helix domain-containing protein gives rise to the protein MTIDTETYNIGFITLIIGVDMLEKIFGSATAEKVLLYMTAYGEGYATGIAKTFHIPLNMVQKQLARFEEAGLIVSTLKGRTRLYTWNPRYPFLKEFKALMEKVFQFVPQEEKERYYLERRRPRRKGKPL